One window of Campylobacter avium LMG 24591 genomic DNA carries:
- a CDS encoding tetratricopeptide repeat protein has protein sequence MDFFFVEYRDPITGLIVLVALVFIVALSHYVWRIFANKDERQKLEEFVKKFEIASVHEELLRGSNFNLSSLLFLALVFTKSGEFEKAAQIYLIALEKTKDKNEQEEIFLELSKLYFKAGFLEKSKNVLLQALQIRPRNKEALKLLKTIYIKLKLYDDALQALLCLFELGEDTKEEENFIKILLMKEKNADLNFAKIKDKGKMLKRFVYQNFKHYEKQELENIIDLLYFNKDLIEDKNFDEFFYAISLKEAPQNFTFTNSNFKMLYILTRANFKARLDFSYFCSSCKTQLPLFFYHCPFCYEFGTCAILYEVKNDEVKA, from the coding sequence ATGGATTTTTTCTTCGTTGAATACAGAGACCCTATAACCGGACTTATTGTTCTTGTGGCTTTGGTTTTTATAGTTGCGCTTAGCCATTATGTGTGGAGAATTTTTGCCAATAAAGACGAAAGGCAAAAGCTTGAGGAATTTGTTAAAAAATTTGAAATCGCCTCAGTTCATGAGGAGCTTTTAAGAGGTTCAAATTTCAACCTTTCTTCCTTGCTTTTTCTTGCTTTGGTTTTTACCAAGAGCGGCGAATTTGAAAAGGCTGCGCAAATTTATTTAATAGCTTTGGAAAAAACAAAGGATAAAAACGAGCAAGAGGAAATTTTTTTAGAACTCTCTAAGCTTTATTTTAAGGCAGGGTTTTTGGAAAAAAGTAAGAATGTTTTACTGCAAGCCTTGCAAATTCGCCCCAGAAATAAAGAAGCCTTGAAGCTTTTAAAAACAATTTATATAAAATTAAAATTATACGATGACGCCCTGCAAGCCTTGCTATGCCTTTTTGAGTTAGGAGAGGATACGAAAGAGGAGGAAAATTTCATAAAAATTTTGCTCATGAAAGAAAAAAATGCCGACTTAAATTTCGCAAAGATAAAAGATAAAGGTAAGATGTTAAAAAGATTTGTATATCAAAATTTTAAGCACTATGAAAAACAAGAACTCGAAAATATAATCGATCTTTTGTATTTTAATAAAGACTTGATTGAGGATAAGAATTTTGATGAATTTTTTTATGCTATTTCCTTAAAAGAAGCGCCGCAAAATTTTACTTTTACAAATTCAAATTTTAAAATGCTTTATATTTTAACTCGGGCGAATTTTAAGGCAAGGCTTGATTTTTCGTATTTTTGTTCATCTTGTAAAACTCAGCTTCCTTTATTTTTCTACCACTGTCCTTTTTGTTATGAATTTGGAACTTGTGCTATACTTTATGAGGTTAAAAATGATGAGGTGAAAGCTTAA
- a CDS encoding NAD(P)-dependent alcohol dehydrogenase, which translates to MQKQLEEVKNKARISATGFAVDSKSSKFKLFNFTRHPLGEKDILIEILYAGICHSDIHSARSEWGEGIYPMVPGHEIAGKVIAVGEKVKKFKVGDYAGVGCMVNSCKECEACKSSQEQFCENGKTVFTYNCLDYFHGDEPTYGGYSNNIVVDEDFAVTVPQNAPLEKVAPLLCAGITTYSPLKFSKIGKGSKVGVAGFGGVGVMAVKYALKMGAEVFVFARNENKKDEALKMGVKALYTTDKLGEVKEKFDLILSTIPTAYEPMDYVNLLKYEGELAIVGLPPTQDCPSINIKSLVFSAGKKVYGSLIGGMKETQEMLDFSLANEIYPETELISVNQIDEAYDKLTSGRAKFRYVIDMKSLK; encoded by the coding sequence ATGCAAAAGCAACTTGAAGAGGTCAAAAACAAGGCTAGAATTTCAGCCACAGGCTTTGCCGTAGATAGCAAAAGCTCTAAATTTAAGCTCTTTAACTTCACAAGACATCCGCTTGGAGAAAAAGACATACTTATAGAAATTCTTTATGCTGGAATTTGTCATAGCGATATACACTCGGCTAGAAGCGAATGGGGCGAGGGAATTTACCCTATGGTGCCAGGACACGAGATAGCAGGAAAAGTTATAGCAGTGGGTGAAAAGGTAAAGAAATTTAAAGTGGGTGATTATGCCGGGGTTGGCTGTATGGTAAATTCTTGTAAAGAATGCGAGGCTTGTAAAAGCAGTCAAGAGCAGTTTTGTGAAAATGGCAAAACCGTCTTTACCTACAACTGCTTAGATTATTTTCACGGCGATGAGCCAACTTATGGAGGATATTCAAATAATATAGTAGTAGATGAGGACTTTGCAGTAACTGTGCCACAAAATGCACCACTTGAAAAGGTAGCACCTTTGCTTTGTGCTGGTATAACTACTTATTCTCCGCTTAAATTTAGCAAGATTGGCAAAGGAAGCAAGGTAGGAGTGGCTGGCTTTGGCGGAGTTGGGGTAATGGCTGTAAAATACGCTTTAAAAATGGGTGCTGAAGTTTTTGTATTTGCTAGAAATGAAAACAAAAAGGATGAGGCTTTGAAAATGGGCGTTAAGGCACTTTATACCACGGATAAATTAGGCGAAGTTAAGGAAAAATTTGATCTCATACTATCTACCATACCTACTGCTTATGAGCCAATGGATTATGTAAATTTATTAAAATATGAGGGAGAATTAGCCATAGTTGGCTTACCGCCTACGCAAGATTGCCCTAGTATAAATATAAAATCCTTAGTCTTTTCAGCTGGGAAAAAGGTTTATGGCTCTTTAATAGGCGGTATGAAAGAAACGCAAGAAATGCTTGACTTTTCCTTAGCAAATGAAATTTACCCAGAAACAGAGCTAATCTCAGTAAATCAAATAGATGAAGCCTATGATAAACTTACAAGTGGCAGGGCAAAATTTCGCTATGTTATAGATATGAAGAGCTTAAAATAA
- a CDS encoding IMPACT family protein — protein sequence MKKIAKTSHSKLEIKKSTFIAYLCEFKEYKKLLQELKKEHPKAVHFVYAYRYLNDNKQIVEDKSDDNEPKNSAGLPCLNVLRGAELIDTAAVVLRYFGGIKLGVGGLIRAYSSALNLAIQEAEFVNFELKESISLKIKIKDFNKFKHTCLKNDINFNSTFCEEEVFISLNLNEKEKEVLKQYLS from the coding sequence ATGAAAAAGATAGCAAAAACATCCCATTCTAAGTTAGAAATCAAAAAATCAACCTTCATAGCCTATCTTTGCGAATTTAAAGAGTATAAAAAGCTCTTGCAAGAGCTTAAAAAAGAACATCCAAAGGCTGTGCATTTTGTGTATGCTTATAGATATTTAAATGATAATAAACAGATAGTAGAGGATAAAAGCGATGATAACGAGCCCAAAAACTCTGCCGGACTTCCCTGCCTTAATGTCTTAAGAGGTGCAGAGCTTATAGACACAGCTGCTGTGGTGCTTAGGTATTTTGGCGGTATAAAGCTTGGTGTTGGAGGGCTTATAAGGGCTTATTCCTCTGCCTTAAATTTAGCCATACAAGAAGCTGAATTTGTAAATTTCGAGCTAAAAGAGAGCATAAGCCTTAAGATAAAGATAAAAGATTTTAACAAATTTAAGCATACTTGCTTAAAAAACGATATAAATTTTAATTCTACTTTTTGTGAAGAAGAGGTTTTTATAAGCTTAAATTTAAACGAAAAAGAAAAAGAAGTCTTAAAACAATACTTATCCTAA
- a CDS encoding ankyrin repeat domain-containing protein: MNELSLEEEKHFARLCNMAFNFARNNEAENLKIMIEAGLSVNLKTHKGDTLLMLAAYNNSYKTAQMLLEKGARVDEKNDRGQTPLAGVCFKGYLPMCKLLVENGANIDENNGLGMTPFSFAVMFGRKNIARYLMLHSKRSLLKKISFFILSIFKRS, encoded by the coding sequence ATGAATGAGCTTTCCTTAGAAGAAGAAAAGCACTTTGCAAGACTTTGTAATATGGCTTTTAACTTTGCTAGAAATAACGAGGCTGAAAATTTAAAGATTATGATAGAAGCAGGACTTAGTGTGAATTTAAAAACTCACAAGGGCGATACCTTGCTAATGCTTGCAGCTTATAATAATTCTTATAAAACAGCACAAATGCTCTTAGAAAAAGGTGCTAGGGTTGATGAAAAAAATGACAGAGGACAAACTCCACTAGCTGGGGTTTGTTTTAAGGGCTATCTACCTATGTGTAAGCTTTTGGTTGAAAATGGAGCGAATATAGATGAAAATAATGGCTTAGGAATGACTCCTTTTTCCTTTGCTGTTATGTTTGGTAGAAAGAATATAGCTAGATATTTAATGTTACATTCAAAAAGAAGTTTATTAAAAAAAATAAGCTTTTTCATTCTAAGTATATTTAAAAGGTCTTAA
- a CDS encoding catalase: MKKLTNDFGNVVADNQNSLSAGAQGPLLLQDYILLEKLAHQNRERIPERTVHAKGSAAYGELRITEDISKYTKAKVLQKGEVTPLILRFSTVAGEAGAADAERDVRGFAIKFYTKEGNWDLVGNNTPTFFIRDPYKFPDFIHTQKRDPRTHLRSNNAAWDFWTLCPESLHQVTILMSDRGIPASYRNVNGYGSHTYSLINDKGERFWVKFHFKTKQGIKTLTNAEAEAIIAKDRESHQRDLYNAIEKGDFPKWTVKIQVLPENEADKLGFNPFDLTKVWPHSIVPLIEIGEMVLNKNPENYFNEVEQAAFSPANIVPGIGFSPDKMLQGRIFSYPDAQRYRIGTNYHLLPVNRARSEVNTYNVAGAMNSDTYKNGAAYYEPNSYSDSPKEDKSYLEPDLALDGAAQRYAPLDDDFYTQPRALFNLMNDNQKAQLFSNIAASMDGVEKSIIDRALAHFEKISPDYASGVKKALGL, translated from the coding sequence AAACTAGCTCACCAAAATAGAGAAAGAATCCCTGAAAGAACAGTTCACGCAAAGGGTTCTGCTGCTTATGGTGAGTTAAGAATCACTGAAGATATTTCAAAATACACCAAGGCAAAGGTTTTACAAAAAGGCGAAGTTACCCCGCTTATACTAAGATTTTCAACCGTTGCTGGAGAAGCAGGTGCTGCTGATGCTGAAAGAGATGTAAGAGGATTTGCTATAAAATTCTATACAAAAGAAGGAAACTGGGACCTAGTTGGTAACAACACTCCAACTTTTTTCATAAGAGATCCTTACAAATTCCCAGATTTTATACATACTCAAAAAAGAGATCCTAGAACTCACTTAAGAAGCAACAATGCCGCTTGGGATTTTTGGACTCTCTGTCCTGAATCTCTACACCAAGTAACTATACTTATGAGTGATAGAGGAATTCCAGCAAGTTATAGAAATGTAAATGGTTATGGTAGCCATACTTACAGCCTTATAAACGATAAAGGTGAGAGATTTTGGGTGAAATTCCATTTCAAAACCAAACAAGGTATAAAAACACTTACTAATGCAGAAGCTGAAGCCATAATAGCTAAAGATAGAGAATCTCACCAAAGAGATCTTTACAATGCTATAGAAAAGGGAGATTTCCCAAAATGGACTGTTAAAATTCAAGTTTTACCTGAAAATGAAGCTGATAAGCTAGGATTTAATCCTTTTGATTTAACTAAGGTTTGGCCACACAGCATAGTTCCTCTAATAGAAATAGGAGAAATGGTGCTAAATAAAAACCCAGAAAACTATTTCAACGAAGTAGAGCAAGCTGCCTTTAGTCCTGCTAATATAGTTCCTGGAATTGGCTTTAGCCCTGATAAAATGTTACAAGGTAGAATTTTCAGCTATCCAGACGCACAAAGATATAGAATAGGCACAAACTATCATCTTCTACCTGTAAATAGAGCAAGAAGCGAGGTAAATACTTACAATGTAGCCGGAGCGATGAATAGCGATACATACAAAAATGGTGCAGCTTACTATGAGCCAAACAGCTATAGCGATAGCCCTAAAGAAGATAAGTCTTACTTAGAGCCAGATTTAGCTTTAGATGGTGCGGCACAAAGATATGCTCCACTTGATGATGATTTCTACACTCAACCAAGAGCTTTATTTAATCTAATGAATGATAATCAAAAAGCTCAACTTTTCAGCAATATAGCTGCTTCTATGGATGGGGTTGAAAAAAGCATTATAGATAGAGCCTTAGCTCATTTTGAAAAAATAAGCCCAGATTACGCAAGTGGCGTTAAAAAGGCATTAGGCTTATAA